agatacagactcacagacatagaaaacaaacttatagttactaAAAGGAGAAAGGAGGTAGGGATAAATCGGGAATTTCgaattaacatgtacacactaccatatataaaatagataaaaagagtCTACTGTATAGGACacaaaactatattcaatattttgtaataccctatagtggaaaaaaaataagtaactgaatcactttgctgttcacctgaaacattATAAAAGAATTACACTTCAACAAAAAATCAGtaatacttaaataaaaaaactaaagcaAACTTTAGAATTGTTTTTAATTATCAGTATAAACATGTCTTCAGCTTTACACTTATTAGCCTCTTAATTTCAACATAATAcatccacatatatatatatatctgtgtctatTTACAACTTTAGCCATTAGGTTATTTTTTGTAACTTTGGTCTGATTAGTTGATGAGGTCCTAATCACAAGACAATGTGACAGGAGCAGAAAGTAGGGCTAAGTCCTTACAAAATAACAGTTGATGCTTGAacacatgggtttgaaccctgaggGTCTACTTACACTTGGAcctttttcagtagtaaatattaCAGTACTACATGATCTGAGACTGGTTGAATCTGAGACTCATAACCACAGATATGGAGGGACAGCTATAAGTagtatgcagattttttttcactGCCTGGTGGATGGGTATCTTtaaaacctgtgttgttcaagggtcaactgtagtcTGATTCTTGTTCATTTCTGATAGTAATGAGtcctcagaaatgtgaaaatgaagACAACTGAAATTTTTGAGCATAACTTAAGTCACATAAAAATTACCAGTGACAAAGAAAGAAGGATTATATCACATTTAATAGTATTAATTTTGAAGATGTTTCAACATTACATGAAGGGATACCCTTACAAAGTGAAGTGCAGGAATCAGTGCAAATTTTGGTTAGCTTGTTCAGAAACAAAATGTTCTAAGAATGTTCTGAACACtgcttccattattttttttttttgcttccattaTTAAAGTGAAGGTAATTTTTATAGTTGTTTGAGGTGTTGTAGTATGTCTACTGATACTCCCAGCTGTTTTACCAAACTGGCTGTCTGTTCTAAAATCCAAGTGAGGCTTGGGTTTTCAGGGCGTGCATGCTCCTGGGCTCTACAACATTCTAAAGATGAACAATCTACCCGACTAAGATTCTTACTACAGTTTTTGTTAAACTCAGCATTATTTTCACAGAATCTTTCATCTTTAGCTTCATCAATCTTTTCCTCAGCTGGAGCTacatgacaaaggtccatatcctGAATGGAGTCCAATAAATCTACAACATGTGGCTGTGAAGTGATTGATTTCAGATGTCTGAGCACATACTCTTCACACTGGCCAACTGCATCCAgaagattatttattttactgatcAAAGCCGAACTATTATCATGAAGGTGACACCAGGAGAGCAAAGCACTGAACGAAAATATAAATAAgagttaaagaggaaaaaaaaaaaattaaacaatcaaAGGCTTTTAGAATTTTTGAAGCTAAGGCTTACATGTTTCTCTTCTAGATAACATCAtgcaaaaattattaataatagcaaTGTGAGTCAAAATCAGGAAAGTAATGATGGTAAAATaagattataaatataaaaacattatcTTTCAACAGAAATTAAACAGCTGGAGTTAATCATATAAACTGTTTATAATTCATAACCCCTCCTCCACAGGTCCTCAtctatttttcctgattttattttccccttaTGATTGTGTAGCTTCTGTTGAAGATGAATACaactcaagagaaagaaaaaatctgaaaaattagtttttcttttaaaggcagCAACCAGCTTCTAAACTAGTGATTCTCAATCCTGGATGCACATCAGAATTACCTGGAAAACTTTTAAACTTTATCAAGGTCCAGGTCACACCcgagaccaattaaatcagaatctctgggggtgttatttttttaaagcttcccagCTGATAACAAGGTGTAACTAAGGTTAAAAATCAGTTATAACCATATAGCTGCTTGACATCAAAACTGAaggtaaaggggaaaaaaacttttGACACAACTCACTTTTCCAACTTTGTTAGAGTAGATACTTTGCTAACAAGTTTATTGAAGAAGGTTAGAATTCTTCCAGTcctaataattatttttctttttagtatagATAGTACTTTTACTTTCCTACATTTATATTATTCATGTCACGAAATAACGGTGGTTGTGAAAAGTAATAATGTTAGCaacaagttgtttttgtttttttggccatgtcacacAGTTTGCGGTaacttagttcccagaccagggactgaacccagaccatgaaaatgaaagcatgaaGTCCAAATCCACTGCATTGCCAGCAGACACCCTGCAATAAGCTTTTAGGAAGCTTATAAAAAAAgcttataaaaaattaatttaacttGATGTGAAGATGAACACATGATCATTTTCTTACTATAGTATACTACAAATGCTGATTCCTGACAGCTGAATTTTATAAAACCTCAAATGTAATGAACTTTTGTATTGAtaacttttttctaattttattttttcttttttcttggctgtgctgccttatggcatgtgggatcttcatctCCTGACAAGGGATctaacttgcatcccctgcattggaagtgcagacagagtcttaactactggactgccagggaagtctctgtcctGTTTTGATAACTTTTATTTCATACCTTGTAAAAATCAGTGATTCTTTGAAGCATTCATGTTTTTCTCTATGGAGGACTGTTTAAAAGGTACAGAGCATCAAAGAGgacaagcctgccaggctcctagcTCCATGTGCCTTTGGACCACTTGGTTCTAACACATGACATTATTCCTATGAAATCCTGACAGGTGTTCAAAGTTCAGGAATAAAGTAAATGGAATAATTTTTCTGTTACTGGCTATACTCTTCATCAGGTACTTCTAGTCTAGACATCTGTTTTATTGTGTTGTGCCACATGTGCAAGAATAAAAGTGTTAGCCAAAACCTGAAGATCTTTTCAATTACTTTGAGATACAGATTGGTGGTAGTTCAGGGAGCAAAAAAGAAGACACCTTCATatcatttctttgaaataaaagaaaacatctggCTCACATATTAAAGTTGATAACTATTGACTTTTTGAAGGCAATTTTACTCTATGCTCTGCAGTACCCCTTTGTGGATTTAACACTAGGCGAAACACTTcagcttacattttatttttacatattactTCCATCAAAACCCTCCACTAGTACAAAGATTAAAATAATTcagcatttaaattttaaaaattacctcaaTGTTCCTCTAAGTTGTCCATAGTTTATGATGACTTCTGCACCTTCCTTATAACCTTGATTGAAGCCTTGCTGAAGAGTATCTGCTTTGCCAGCATCTATTCCATCTCTGTAGCCTTCCTAAAAATAAGCAATGAAGAATTACAGCTATAACTAACACCAAGTAAACCAGTGTAGGTTTTTCTAGAAAGTCACAGAACCAATTTAGAAACTGATGAAACAGGCCTCTATTGTGTTGTTTAACATCATGGTTCTATAACATATGGCATAATCACACAACCAAAGTAGACTATGCTTCTCATAAAAGTTTATTGTTGGTTTATCCCATTTTTGTAGTCTAGATttattggacaccttttaaaatactgattctacatattaaaaaaaaaaatccatgttagCAATAGCTCCACAGAAAGGAAACATGGAAAATTAGGTGTCTGGTCCTTTAGAAACTGGTTTGGTGTAGGTGGGTAAGGCAGGGCAAGGTTACCAAGGTCTTGGAACTGGAGTAGGGAAAGAGGAAACTGCTATACGAAAAGGAAGATGAGAAGTCTGGTTTTAGAAATTTTGCTTGATTTAGAAATTTACCTTTATTTAAGTAAACTGAAAATCCTCTGTGAGCAAGGATTTTGTCTTGCCACAACACTCAAAAGGTGCTCAGTACTTACTGGTTTAGCCTCAGCTTCACGTAAGGCATTTCTGAAGTTGACAACATTGTTGTTGTGCTAAGCAAATATTATTTTACTGAGACAT
This is a stretch of genomic DNA from Dama dama isolate Ldn47 chromosome 18, ASM3311817v1, whole genome shotgun sequence. It encodes these proteins:
- the YAE1 gene encoding protein YAE1 homolog; this encodes MSWVQAASLVQGAEEEADVFDEEADESLLVQREWRSHMQRRVKEGYRDGIDAGKADTLQQGFNQGYKEGAEVIINYGQLRGTLSALLSWCHLHDNSSALISKINNLLDAVGQCEEYVLRHLKSITSQPHVVDLLDSIQDMDLCHVAPAEEKIDEAKDERFCENNAEFNKNCSKNLSRVDCSSLECCRAQEHARPENPSLTWILEQTASLVKQLGVSVDILQHLKQL